One window of the Tachypleus tridentatus isolate NWPU-2018 chromosome 10, ASM421037v1, whole genome shotgun sequence genome contains the following:
- the LOC143228741 gene encoding uncharacterized protein LOC143228741 isoform X2, giving the protein MFVHQSGCRISEETTATVFDLEQFLGDWYELFKTKSGFTHLNSGLWRLEMNEAKKVIFTYVAETEDKHCINPVRGEVHLTGNKPGEIVLKYVRFNSRVEEKIQVIYVDELVETAVVYACYQFLSERGHCDHQAMYSAIWSRKKSSQLPRDLSVVTTRMCIDRRLMNPQRPHNCQLYRYDPDDELDNEQDWKPDLCFLPLRSGFCTDSRMNYYHNPTSGECKTFIYSGCGGNENNFFTLKECQETCVDKTGKFMCSNTAPCALTCPVCCTEKEGCVECECEVTKQGMRVPEKVEGKLYQLN; this is encoded by the exons ATGTTTGTTCACCAATCAGGTTGTAGAATTTCTGAGGAAACGACTGCCACAGTGTTCGACCTGGAACaa TTTTTAGGTGACTGGTATGAACTCTTCAAAACCAAATCAGGATTTACCCATTTGAATTCTGGGTTATGGCGACTAGAAATGAATGAAGCTAAGAAAGTAATTTTTACTTACGTCGCTGAAACAGA AGATAAACACTGTATAAACCCAGTGAGAGGAGAGGTTCACCTAACCGGTAACAAACCCGGAGAGATTGTTCTGAAATATGTTCGATTCAACTCGAGAGTGGAAG AAAAGATTCAAGTGATCTATGTTGACGAACTTGTGGAAACGGCTGTTGTCTATGCTTGTTACCAATTTCTGTCGGAAAGAGGTCACTGTGACCACCAAGCTATGTATTCCGCTATTTGGTCACGCAAGAAATCATCGCAACTCCCCAGAGACTTGTCAGTGGTCACTACGAGGATGTGTATTGACCGTCGCCTGATGAACCCACAGCGCCCTCACA ACTGTCAGCTATACAGATATGACCCAGATGACGAACTTGACAATGAACAAGATTGGAAACCAG ACTTGTGTTTCCTACCCCTGAGAAGTGGGTTCTGCACAGATTCTCGGATGAACTATTACCACAACCCTACGTCTGGAgaatgtaaaacttttatatacagTGGATGTGGTGGGAACGAAAATAACTTTTTCACTTTAAAAGAATGCCAAGAGACATGCGTCG acaaAACAGGAAAGTTTATGTGTTCTAATACAGCACCATGCGCATTAACATGCCCAGTGTGCTGCACGGAAAAGGAAGGGTGTGTCGAATGTGAATGTGAAGTCACAAAGCAAG gtatGCGTGTACCGGAAAAAGTGGAAGGGAAGTTGTACCAGTTGAACTAG
- the LOC143228741 gene encoding uncharacterized protein LOC143228741 isoform X3, with translation MNVILRVHWSIYSKTVSFASAPTKVRTRDINMHQRLSTCRINLRTRFLMTLNVKLHHTIVLTTVPYTSLMLDVLSVTVTNPVQSKETSVIFQKWLDFVEEKSHVSFTTLRLSSVNYFTTEVVMVIETDSLPWKCVKTRVLIRPKVERHKNVHRVKNVTVQVALQETLVNFESSFLCCWLFTFWVICYTELLFLLRQSCFKINRRWCFTDFNTTVKLNITDLRSEVRLSSLDAIRRLFRSSRKMNVCFVSSGIYIVISFCYFVITKLKRLDS, from the exons ATGAATGTAATTCTTCGTGTTCATTGGAGCATATACAGCAAGACTGTTTCATTTGCAAGTGCTCCGACAAAGGTTCGAACCCGGGACATAAACATG CaccagagactgtcaacttgccGCATAAACCTGAGGACAAGATTCCTTATGACTCTGAATGTCAAACTTCACCATACGATTGTCCTCACAACTGTGCCGTATACGAGTTTAATGTTGGATGTTTTAAGTGTGACTGTAACGAATCCAGTGCAATCGAAGGAG ACATCTGTCATCTTCCAAAAGTGGTTGGATTTTGTGGAGGAAAAGAGCCACGTTTCTTTTACAACACTGAGACTAAGCAGTGTGAATTATTTTACTACGGAGGTTGTAATGGTAATCGAAACAGATTCCTTACCTTGGAAGTGTGTGAAAACACGTGTTTTAATAAGG CCAAAAGTAGAACGCCACAAAAATGTTCACCGGGTGAAGAATGTGACGGTCCAGGTGGCGCTACAG gaaaCTTTAGTGAATTTCGAGTCATCCTTTCTTTGCTGTTGGCTCTTTACGTTTTGGGTGATCTGTTACACTGAGCTACTTTTTCTGTTGCGTCAATCCTGCTTCAAGATTAACCGAAGATGGTGCTTCACAGATTTCAACACCACTGTAAAACTGAATATTACAGATCTCCGATCTGAGGTCAGACTGTCGTCTCTTGATGCCATTCGACGACTTTTTCGGAGTAGTCgaaaaatgaatgtttgttttgttagtagcggtatttatattgtaatttcgTTCTGTTATTTCGTAATAACCAAATTAAAAAGGCTTGATTCATAA
- the LOC143228741 gene encoding uncharacterized protein LOC143228741 isoform X1, producing MRKFTDILFLHMFCQVLLAERLLRNETRINDHMFVHQSGCRISEETTATVFDLEQFLGDWYELFKTKSGFTHLNSGLWRLEMNEAKKVIFTYVAETEDKHCINPVRGEVHLTGNKPGEIVLKYVRFNSRVEEKIQVIYVDELVETAVVYACYQFLSERGHCDHQAMYSAIWSRKKSSQLPRDLSVVTTRMCIDRRLMNPQRPHNCQLYRYDPDDELDNEQDWKPDLCFLPLRSGFCTDSRMNYYHNPTSGECKTFIYSGCGGNENNFFTLKECQETCVDKTGKFMCSNTAPCALTCPVCCTEKEGCVECECEVTKQGMRVPEKVEGKLYQLN from the exons ATGAGAAAGTTCacggatattttatttcttcacatgTTTTGTCAAGTACTTCTTGCTGAGAGGTTACTGAGAAATGAAACTCGAATTAATG aTCACATGTTTGTTCACCAATCAGGTTGTAGAATTTCTGAGGAAACGACTGCCACAGTGTTCGACCTGGAACaa TTTTTAGGTGACTGGTATGAACTCTTCAAAACCAAATCAGGATTTACCCATTTGAATTCTGGGTTATGGCGACTAGAAATGAATGAAGCTAAGAAAGTAATTTTTACTTACGTCGCTGAAACAGA AGATAAACACTGTATAAACCCAGTGAGAGGAGAGGTTCACCTAACCGGTAACAAACCCGGAGAGATTGTTCTGAAATATGTTCGATTCAACTCGAGAGTGGAAG AAAAGATTCAAGTGATCTATGTTGACGAACTTGTGGAAACGGCTGTTGTCTATGCTTGTTACCAATTTCTGTCGGAAAGAGGTCACTGTGACCACCAAGCTATGTATTCCGCTATTTGGTCACGCAAGAAATCATCGCAACTCCCCAGAGACTTGTCAGTGGTCACTACGAGGATGTGTATTGACCGTCGCCTGATGAACCCACAGCGCCCTCACA ACTGTCAGCTATACAGATATGACCCAGATGACGAACTTGACAATGAACAAGATTGGAAACCAG ACTTGTGTTTCCTACCCCTGAGAAGTGGGTTCTGCACAGATTCTCGGATGAACTATTACCACAACCCTACGTCTGGAgaatgtaaaacttttatatacagTGGATGTGGTGGGAACGAAAATAACTTTTTCACTTTAAAAGAATGCCAAGAGACATGCGTCG acaaAACAGGAAAGTTTATGTGTTCTAATACAGCACCATGCGCATTAACATGCCCAGTGTGCTGCACGGAAAAGGAAGGGTGTGTCGAATGTGAATGTGAAGTCACAAAGCAAG gtatGCGTGTACCGGAAAAAGTGGAAGGGAAGTTGTACCAGTTGAACTAG